In Hypanus sabinus isolate sHypSab1 unplaced genomic scaffold, sHypSab1.hap1 scaffold_61, whole genome shotgun sequence, one DNA window encodes the following:
- the LOC132389604 gene encoding zinc finger protein 585A-like, whose product MAHQRVHTRGRPFTCTVCGKGFTASSNLLRHQRVHTGEKPFTCSDCGKRFTQSSNLQSHQQVHTGEKPFTCSDCGKSFTRSSRLLAHQSVHTGEKPFTCSVCGKGFIQSSHLLRHQRVHTGEKPFTCSVCGKGFTQSSHLQSHQRVHTGEKPFTCSVCGKGFTQSSHLLRHQRVHTGERPFTCSVCQKGFTDSSALQSHQRVHTGERPFTCSVCGKGFTDSSALQSHQRVHTGERPFTCSVCGKGFTHSSHVQNHQRVHTGERPFTCSVCGKGFIQSSDLQRHQRVHTGERPFTCSVCGKGFTESSTLQRHQRVHTGEKPFTCSVCGKRFTDSSHRQSHQRVHTGERPFTCSDCGKSFTRSSQLLAHQSVHTGVKPYTCSVCGKGFTLSSTLLVHQRVHTGEKPFTCSDCGKGFTHSSSLQSHLRVHTGEKPFTCSDCGKRFTRSSHLQSHQRVHNGEKPFICSVCGKEFTQSSHLQSHQRVHTGEKPVNCSDCGKSFTRSSQLLAHQSVHTGVKPYTCSVCGKGFTQASTLLVHQRVHTGEKPFTCPDCG is encoded by the coding sequence atggcacaccagcgtgttcacacgAGGgggcggccattcacctgcacagtctgtgggaagggattcactgcatcatccaacctactgagacatcagcgagttcacactggggagaagccattcacctgctcagactgtgggaagagattcactcagtcatccaacctacagagtcatcagcaagttcacactggggagaagccattcacctgctcagactgtgggaagagtttcactcggtcatcccgactactggcacaccagtcagttcataccggggagaagccattcacctgctcagtctgtgggaaggggttcattcagtcatcccacctactgagacatcagcgagttcacactggggagaagccattcacctgctcagtctgtgggaagggattcactcagtcatcccacctacagagtcatcagcgagttcacactggggagaagccattcacctgctcagtctgtgggaagggattcactcagtcatcccacctactgagacatcagcgagttcacactggggagaggccgttcacctgctcagtctgtcagaagggattcactgattcatccgccctgcagagtcatcagcgagttcacactggggagaggccgttcacctgctcagtctgtgggaagggattcactgattcatccgccctgcagagtcatcagcgagttcacactggggagaggccattcacctgttctgtctgtgggaagggattcactcattcatcccatgtacagaatcatcagcgagttcacactggggagaggccattcacctgctcagtctgtgggaaggggttcattcagtcatctgacctgcagagacatcagagagttcacactggggagaggccgttcacctgctcagtctgtgggaagggattcactgagtcatccaccctacagagacatcagagagttcacactggggagaagccgttcacctgttcagtctgtgggaagagattcactgattcatcccaccgacagagtcatcagcgagttcacactggagagaggcccttcacttgctcagactgtgggaagagtttcactcggtcatcccaactactggcacaccagtcagttcatactggggtgaagccatacacctgctcagtctgtgggaagggattcactctgtcatcaaccctactggtacatcagagagtgcacactggggagaagccattcacctgctcagactgtgggaagggattcactcattcatccagcctacagagtcatctgcgagttcacactggggagaagccattcacctgctcagattgtgggaagagattcactcggtcatcccacctacagagtcaccagcgagttcacaatggggagaaaccgttcatctgctcagtctgtgggaaggaattcactcagtcatcccacctacagagtcatcagcgagttcacactggggagaagccggtcaactgctcagactgtgggaagagtttcactcggtcatcccaactactggcacaccagtcagttcatactggggtgaagccatacacctgctcagtctgtgggaagggattcactcaggcatcgaccctactggtacatcagcgagtgcacactggggagaagccgttcacctgcccaGACTGTGGGTAG
- the LOC132389607 gene encoding zinc finger protein 235-like, with protein MAHQRVHTRERPFTCSDCGKGFTQSSQLLRHQSVHTGDRPFNCSLCGKGFTSAYKLLRHQSVHTGERPFTCSDCGKGFTSSYQLLRHQSVHTGEWPFTCSDCGKRFTELSRLKIHQRVHTGERPFTCSDCGKGFAQSSQLKVHQRVHTGERPFTCSDCGKGFTSSSLLKVHQRVHTGEKPFTCLDCGKAFTSSAHLLRHQQRVHTGEKPFTCSICGKGFTSSYKLLKHRSVHTREWPFTCSDCGKGFTELPQLKIHQRVHSGERPFTCSNCGKGFAQSSQLKVHQRVHTGEKPFTCSDCGKGFTQLSQLKAHQSVHTGEWPITCSDCGKGFASSSHLKIHQRVHTGERPFTCSDCGKGFSSSSHLKVHQRVHTGERPFTCSDCGKGFTQSSILKTHQRLHTG; from the coding sequence atggctcaccagcgagttcacactcgggagcggccgttcacctgctcagactgtgggaaaggattcactcagtcatctcagttactgagacaccagtcagttcacactggggacaggccattcaactgctcgctctgcgggaagggattcacttccgCATATaagctactgagacaccagtcagttcacactggggagaggccattcacctgctcagactgtgggaagggattcacttcatcatatcagctactgagacaccagtcagttcacaccggagagtggccgttcacctgctcagactgtgggaagcgattcactgaaTTATCtcgactgaagatacatcagcgagttcacactggagagaggccgttcacctgctcagattgtgggaagggatttgctcagtcatctcaactgaaggtacatcagcgagttcacactggggaaaggccgttcacctgctcggactgtgggaagggattcacttcatcatctctactgaaggtacatcagcgagttcacactggggagaagccattcacctgcttggactgtggcAAGGCATTCACTTCATCAGCTCACTTACTGAGACACCAGCAGCGAGTTCACAcgggggagaagccattcacctgctcaatctgtgggaaaggattcacttcgtcatatAAGTTACTGAAACACCGGTCAGTTCACACCagagagtggccgttcacctgctcagactgcgggaagggattcaccgaaTTACCTCAActtaagatacatcagcgagttcactccggagagaggccattcacctgctcaaactgtgggaagggattcgctcagtcatctcaactgaaggtacatcagcgagttcacactggagagaagcctttcacctgctcggactgtgggaaaggattcactcagttatctcaactgaaggcacaccagagcgttcacaccggagagtggccaatcacctgctcggactgcgggaagggattcgcttcgtcatcccatctgaagatacatcagcgagttcacactggagagaggccgttcacctgctcagactgtgggaagggtttctcTTCGTCATCccacctgaaggtacatcagcgagttcacactggggagaggccgttcacttgctcagactgtgggaaaggattcactcagtcatccatcctaaagacacaccagcgacttcacactgggtag